Within Lolium rigidum isolate FL_2022 chromosome 5, APGP_CSIRO_Lrig_0.1, whole genome shotgun sequence, the genomic segment GAACACTTTGAGCTATCACTTTCACCCCTGAACCCTAAAAAATCAGTCAGGATTTTTTTTCTGGATTTCTTTTGTAAATTTCAAATTGagtttttgaattttcaaaatttcaaagctTCACTGTCGCCCGAGCTAACATTAAAAAAAATCCTAACTGCTAAAATGAGCTTTTACATGTTAAATATGTCAATTTTCTCTTACAACTGTTGGTATAGAAGCCGGGGTTACATCAAAAGAAGGTGCATCTACGCGTTAAATACTCCGCGTCGATCACCGCGATTTACATGGACCAACCAATAAGAATCCCCTAAAGCTAAGTAAGCTGCAACAGTATTGCCATCTAGTAAACAAAAAAAGAATCAAACCAAAGAATGGCTATCCGCTTCGATTCCCCCCCGTCTAGGTGAAAAAAATTGCCAGGGAGGATGAACGATGCTGTTTTTGCTGACACGGTGACTGATTAAGGAACACTCTTTAAGAGGACCACTGGTCGGGGACGGCAACGAAGTACCTCGACATCGCTTTTCTGAACCTCTTCTTGTACTGGACAGGCGAAATAACAGTTGGCATCTCGTTCTTGGGACCGCCAAGGATGCCCGATGCCTTCACCCAGGTCTCCAGCTGCTTGTCCCAGGTGTACTGTCGCAGGAAGTCGATGATGCCGACCACAAGCTCATTTTTCTCCTCGTCAATGCCAACCAGAAGCGAGTAGTCCATGACATCCAAGGACTGCAAAAAATAAATCATATTGATTAACCACTGCATGTTCTCTAAAATGAGCAGGCAAGATGATGCAAGGTGATCTCAAAACTTATGTTTTAGGTTCGCAATAAGGTCTTACTCTAGTGCTACAATCACTCTGGTGTCAGAAACAACAAATGGGACCCATTTCATGGAGAAAACAAGTGCATTCTGAGAAAGACCAGGAATAACCAGCTGAAATGGTCAGTTCTATTTTTTCCGCTAGCTTGATCGCTCAGGTTTGTGCTCCGGTAAGGTTGAGTTCGAACCGTTGAACACCCTTACCAGGAAACAACACCTTTCCTATAGCTAATGGGAGACAGTGGCAAGAAATAGAATAAGGCTAAACCTACGTAAGTGCTTAATTCTGTTATAATGGATTTCTGTAGCAAAACCATTGTGCTATTATTGTATTTCTGGAATTGGCTGATGCTTTATCACCTCCTGGAGGTTGTACTATCTCTATTTCCAATATCTCCTGAGCTTGTTTTGTTCTACGCTTGACAACAGAGTATGGATGGTCATAGTTATGCACTCAAATTCTTAATCTATCTTTCAATCAATAtaaaacaaatcaactagggcttGTTTGGCAGAGGTGGGAGGAAAGGAGAAATCCAATTTTGCTTGAAATCTCAGCATTATCTGTTACTCTCAGTTGCTGGTTTAAATTACAATTTTTCTGTTCCAATATATAAGGGCATAGATTTAGTCAGAAGTCAAACCttactaagtttgaccaaatatatatACAAGAAAATATCATGTTTACAACATTGAATAAATACACTTTGAAGATACATTTTATGATTGATCCATTGATATCGGTTTGGTATGGTAGAGTTTCATATTTTTATCTATGTACTTGATCAAACTTATgaaacgttgacttttgactaaatttatattgcttgtattttggaacggagggagttatGAATTCAAAAGGTGCTTCCTCTTGCTTCACTTTTGTGATACACATGATGGTTCTCATATCATGGAAACAAACTTGTGATCAGCTGCTAATAAAATATGGCATTTCAAGAGCTCATACGGATTTCTAAAATTTGGCAGTAAAAGAACAAGATGAATTAGGAGAGTTGCATACCGCAAGAACTGATGTATCATTCCAAACAGCTCTCTCCAACCTTTGCTTAGCCTTACTCCCAACAAATATGGGTTTTGTATGTTGTTCCTCTATGAGATTAGAATCCAATAGTACTTTGTTGTGGCTAGATTTATCTGAATTATACCGTGAACGCACTGAACCTTTCAGATCATAGACCCTCGATATTGTTCTCTGGAAGAAAATGTTCTCCATAACCATTAGGTCCATTTTTACCTCCCGCCCTCCTTTTGTGCCCTTGATGCTAACCTGGATGAAAGCAACACAACAAGTTACAAAAAGCTTGATTCAGAAACAGTGTTGTGGATGAATGTAAAAATTGCAAATGGCGAACCTGATAAAGTCCTAATATTTTGGCCAGGCAAGTTGGGCTTCCAGAAGCCAATGATTGTGTCAAGTGCCGGAAGTAGTGAGGAGCAAACTCAACAAACGAGTCTAGCTCTGTCTTGGTGACTTGTTTAATTATGAATCTATCGTCCATTGTCTTTGCAAAGTAAACATTGCTTTTTCCACCATCAGCACTCCATCTCTTACCGCGACTTAGTGAACGTATGTAATCAATATCACTTGGACAGCATTTCTTTCTAAGTAAGGCAAAGTGCCTTGCAAAATAACAGGTTACTGAAAACTTTGTATTATcagcagaaaatgcctcatcgtcAAACGAAAACTTGAAGTGGGTTCCTTTGAAATCTGAAGGGGCTTCTCGTGACGGCAAAGATTTCTCAAGCCCATTATTGCTGAATGCAGCATAATTTGACATATGTTGAAAGCTACATTTTGTATCCAGTTTATCCATAACTTGCTCAACATATTCTTGTGATGTCATGGCATATGCTACAATACTTGTTGGCTCATCATCGTAGACAGCAACAACAAGGGCACCTTCAGAGCCAATATGAGGCAGCAGCAATCTTGCCCCATCACTCACCATATGGGAAGCAGACTTGAGATATGTAGGTGCACGAGTAAGAATAACATTTAAGTTTCCTCTTGATCTGGGAGATAATTGAGAAAAAGCCCTACGCATGTTTGTCATCGGATCCTTTACAAGGCTTGTGAAATCTCTAAAGGATTGGACTGATTTCATTTTCAAGGACAGATGTAATGAAGCAGGCAATAATCCAGTTTGTTCCTGCTCATGCAATCTGAATATAGAATCAAATGAATGGACTCGAGCTGGTGAGATTGCCTTCTTGTAACTTGGATTGTTCACCAAACTATGAGATCCATTTCCACCAGTGGTCAAATCTTGTGCGATGCTGCAGTGTAATTCACTAGATCCGCTCCATGCCATATCTATTTTGTCAGACAAAATAGATGCAAGTGAGGGTAACCTCTCAACCGGTACCTTGATAGAATCCATGGATAGACACTGTCCATTCTCACATACATCGAATTTGCTAAAGACCACGTCAAGATCTCCTGCACCACTCACCAAACCATCCTCCAGCCCAATCGGTAAATCCGTGTCAACCAAGATAGTCCCATCATCTATCGAGTGGCCCTCTCTAGATAGTAGAGATTTTCTTCGTCCTACTGAGGACCACCATGGACCTGTGGCAGGTTCGTCATGTGTTTCTCCATGCTGTGAAACAGTCTGCAGCAATTCAGATTTATCTTCTACATGGGTAGCTTGGGGATTTTCTGGATTGGAAGTTTCAGTTCTGGAAATATTGACATTTGATTTAAGCGAATCTATGTTGCACAACCTGCAGTCCCAAATGTATGCATCTAGGAGGAGACCACGTCTCACACGGTTGAGCTCCAGAGTATCAAAAGTTGATTTCGTGGAATGACCACTCCCCTCCATAACTGGTAGAAGCAAACCCTGCGAAGCAAAATAACAATGATTAGAAAATAGTACATAAAAAACACTGAAGCCTGAGAGGCTGAGACAaatgaaacaaaacaaaattagAGGGCACACCTCATATTCGTTTCTTTCCCTGTTAAGCAAATCCCTCATCTCTATAATCTGACTCTGTATACCTGCTTTTCCTGGTTCATCCAAGGAGACAGAACTCTTTTCAATATTATTAAGGAAACCATATATCTCCGTGTGTAAGGATTCCATTTCATCAAATGCCTACACAGAAATTGTTGCATCATTACATTATCCCTGTTATAAGAATGAGAATGTAGAGTATGGAAATGAATCATTGATCTCTTTAATACGAATATTTAACAGCATACCATGACTGCCTCTCCTTTCACCCAGTCTTGCATACCGTGGCAATCAAAATTCAGCACTGAGGGTGGGAGGTTAACAGATACAGTAGCCATGAGACTATAATGGAAGGCTGCTACCATATTTCCATACCTGCAATGTTTTGTAAAAAGATTAAAACTCCATGATGGGATTGGTTATGAGAGACGAAAACATATAAATGAGCTACATACCCATAGAAACGAAGGCAGTCCCTTTGTAAAGAATGCCCACAGCTCGCAATTCGGTTGGCAGTTGCATGATTCGAAAAGCTGAGCTCTAGAAACTTCCCAAATGATAGACCCCAGGCAGCATCAGACATGGTCACTCTATGTGTTGAAGGTGGCATTCCATCTTTAAACTTGCATTTCATACATCTGTGCCACATCCATATCCTCCCATCATGTTCACCTGGCAACTTTTGGGACAAGAGACGCCTAACACTTATTGTTAGGCTTCCATTCTGGTGCATGTAGCATCTTGCATGTGATTCTGAAGGCTCCTTACACGATGGGCAGCAATATGCCTGAAAAGAAATGCAACAACAGGTTGCAATTTTGGCAAATGGCAAAGGGAAATCTGGTAAAATAGATTGCATAGGTCCATATCAGATATACCTGGTCAAATAAGTTCTCGCGAAGGTATCTCCCAAGTGGCTTATCAAAACTGCCATAAAACTTGATGCGTAAGAGGCGAGAACGCTCACATGCTAAGTGTTTGGGGATGCAGATGTTTGAGAGGGAAACTAAGATGCTCTGATGATTGTCAGTAGCAGGTAAGTAGCTACATGAAAGCTTGTTCTGTTCATCCAGGTCTCCTGCTCGAATGTTATCAAGTGATAGATTGTTCCCAGTGTTTTCCAAATAACATAACTCCATGGATATCTTGTCCAAGACAGCTTTTTGGCAGACATCACCTGCGACTGAAGAATTGACACGATTAACAGGAGATTCCGGTTCCATATATTCAGGTACACTTCCCAGGCTATTCCCATCCAACTGTGATAAAGGTGGTGATATAGAAATTCCATCAAATATCTGGGTGATGGTTGCATTGTGTGAATAGTTTTCTACTGCAGCTCTAAGATTATCAGCAGTATCATGATCATCAGATATAGCAGAAATGTGATCTGTACTGGTTAATGCTTCTCGTGCACCTATAGCAGACATTGAAAGAACTCGTGGAACGGTTGCCCCTTCATCAGCAAGGAATGATGTCTCAAGGGACAGATGATAAGCAGCAAATACTGCCAGTTGCATTGCACGTTTAATCTTCTTCAATTCTTCCAGAGAAGTTCCCCTCAGCAGAATCTACATAGAAAGTGTTGCACGTTTAGCTGGCACAGTAAGAGAAATTTGCAAAATGGTTTCAGTAAGAAATTCACGTATGGATTCAGTACGGCAAGTAATAAGATCGACAGTGAAGCACACCACGTGATTGCAAACATGAAACTAAATGCCAAAAGGAGACAATTTTAACATTGTATcttcataaagtgatattaccgtGCATCCCAGGCGCTTCAAACAGCCTTCAAAGAACATCAGTGTCTTTGTTGATGGTCTCTTCTCTGGATGTTCTGACCGTGGTGATTCCAGAACCTTTTCCACCTTGAACATGTCACACTGCCCTAGCCTTGCTGAAGCGATATTGTCAATCGAGGAGGCAATCTGACCACCTGTGCATCTTGATATTCTCTCCAAAAGTGGCCTCTTCACATTCAGGACTAACGAGACATCTTTCGCTAAGAGCTCCTGGGCGTAAGATGAGACGCTTTTCTCAACTATCAGCACATTAGGTCTCCTAGACTCAACCTTTTCAACAATACTTCGTAAAAATTCCTTTTCCTACAGAAAGAACATTTGTCAGCAAGATCACCAACAAGATATTTAGATTTCCAGAATGAACAGACACAAACCTGTTCAAGTATAGTTCCAATTGATTCTAATTTATCAGAAGCTTTCTGGTACTCAAGCGCACCTCCTAAAATGAGCAACTTAGCATTCCTGTGCTCGGAGACCATGCGCTTGTGTTTTACATTCTTGGAGCAAACAATTCCTCTTACAAAATTGCTGCACACAAATGCTACATATCAGTACCATACTGGGATCAGTACAAGCATGCAATGTGCAGGAACAAGACAAGTAAGCGCATACCTATCTGTTGGATTCCCTGATGCTATGCACTTGATCTTCACATAATCACTAGGATCCATGCTGCCGCCTGTCTTGGTGTCAGGTTTCACAAAGTAAGCAGCTTGCCATGCCAACGAGGCCACAATCTCAAGCCAACTATCTGAATCCTTGTCACTAGCCAACGAAACACCTTCCCCCTCCAGTAACTGTGAAACTAGAGCTTGAAAATGCCTGAATAAATCATTCTGGACACTCTCCTGATAGGATCCCTCGATGACACCATCAACACCCGCCACTTTATTGCAACTGAAGCAACTAGGTGCAAAAGTATTGCTCTTGTCAccaacgtcgtcctcctcgtcatcaaatCCAAATAACCTTGATTCGACATCATCAATCTCATCTTCAGGTGGTGGCGGGCACCAAATATCATCACCAAAATCAAAGATACAAGATGGTCCATGGCTCTCTTGGCTGTTCTCGGCGATGCTAGCATCGACTAGATCCCGAGCATCATCCGAGTCAGCCGTTGCTATAGCACCATGATCGGAAGCATCATTCTGCCTCAGCGCACAAGTAGGACTCTCGGTGGGGCTTGGGGTCACCGATCTGTACATTGAGTTGCTAACACTAACACTAGAGTCTGTATCTGAAAAGTCATGTAAGATTGAAGTCCCTGGGGCTAAAAACTGGGCCCTGGATTCATGAGCGTCCTCGTCATCCGCTTGCCTGCATCCACAACCACAAACAAATTCAACAGTTACTCAGAACTCATCATCATTAGCCAGAGCTAGACGAGCCTACATCTACTCAAGCCATCGGCCTCCCTGGACCATCCAATTGACTACACTTCTGAAGAAACGGGGTCGAGATTTAAAGGTAATTGACCCGACGAGATTTGAAGCCACTCATAGGTAAGAAGAGTAATTAATAACTGCCTGTCTACTACTCGCCAATTCAGTTGCGTACAGTTTATCCCTAGTTTATCGTTAGGAACCAATTAACCACGCATTAGACAAAGAGATTTGCGTTAGTTA encodes:
- the LOC124652040 gene encoding putative 1-phosphatidylinositol-3-phosphate 5-kinase FAB1C, with amino-acid sequence MGAVEKARSLVADHPQRHMQKGGDALARIETRRRRQQEVGRGGGAPGRPSSPASPVEPPTTPLRPPEARSRSKDDAAPRSPPPPRCDIRQADDEDAHESRAQFLAPGTSILHDFSDTDSSVSVSNSMYRSVTPSPTESPTCALRQNDASDHGAIATADSDDARDLVDASIAENSQESHGPSCIFDFGDDIWCPPPPEDEIDDVESRLFGFDDEEDDVGDKSNTFAPSCFSCNKVAGVDGVIEGSYQESVQNDLFRHFQALVSQLLEGEGVSLASDKDSDSWLEIVASLAWQAAYFVKPDTKTGGSMDPSDYVKIKCIASGNPTDSNFVRGIVCSKNVKHKRMVSEHRNAKLLILGGALEYQKASDKLESIGTILEQEKEFLRSIVEKVESRRPNVLIVEKSVSSYAQELLAKDVSLVLNVKRPLLERISRCTGGQIASSIDNIASARLGQCDMFKVEKVLESPRSEHPEKRPSTKTLMFFEGCLKRLGCTILLRGTSLEELKKIKRAMQLAVFAAYHLSLETSFLADEGATVPRVLSMSAIGAREALTSTDHISAISDDHDTADNLRAAVENYSHNATITQIFDGISISPPLSQLDGNSLGSVPEYMEPESPVNRVNSSVAGDVCQKAVLDKISMELCYLENTGNNLSLDNIRAGDLDEQNKLSCSYLPATDNHQSILVSLSNICIPKHLACERSRLLRIKFYGSFDKPLGRYLRENLFDQAYCCPSCKEPSESHARCYMHQNGSLTISVRRLLSQKLPGEHDGRIWMWHRCMKCKFKDGMPPSTHRVTMSDAAWGLSFGKFLELSFSNHATANRIASCGHSLQRDCLRFYGYGNMVAAFHYSLMATVSVNLPPSVLNFDCHGMQDWVKGEAVMAFDEMESLHTEIYGFLNNIEKSSVSLDEPGKAGIQSQIIEMRDLLNRERNEYEGLLLPVMEGSGHSTKSTFDTLELNRVRRGLLLDAYIWDCRLCNIDSLKSNVNISRTETSNPENPQATHVEDKSELLQTVSQHGETHDEPATGPWWSSVGRRKSLLSREGHSIDDGTILVDTDLPIGLEDGLVSGAGDLDVVFSKFDVCENGQCLSMDSIKVPVERLPSLASILSDKIDMAWSGSSELHCSIAQDLTTGGNGSHSLVNNPSYKKAISPARVHSFDSIFRLHEQEQTGLLPASLHLSLKMKSVQSFRDFTSLVKDPMTNMRRAFSQLSPRSRGNLNVILTRAPTYLKSASHMVSDGARLLLPHIGSEGALVVAVYDDEPTSIVAYAMTSQEYVEQVMDKLDTKCSFQHMSNYAAFSNNGLEKSLPSREAPSDFKGTHFKFSFDDEAFSADNTKFSVTCYFARHFALLRKKCCPSDIDYIRSLSRGKRWSADGGKSNVYFAKTMDDRFIIKQVTKTELDSFVEFAPHYFRHLTQSLASGSPTCLAKILGLYQVSIKGTKGGREVKMDLMVMENIFFQRTISRVYDLKGSVRSRYNSDKSSHNKVLLDSNLIEEQHTKPIFVGSKAKQRLERAVWNDTSVLASLDVMDYSLLVGIDEEKNELVVGIIDFLRQYTWDKQLETWVKASGILGGPKNEMPTVISPVQYKKRFRKAMSRYFVAVPDQWSS